CCGTGATCGGCTACGAGACGGCGGGCTACCGGCACAACAGCGACGTCCTCGCCCGGCTCGGCGACTGACGGCGCCCGGTCAGTCGTCGCGGAGCGGATGGGCGAGCTCGTCGGCGGGCAGCCGCGCCCAGACGATGGCGACGACCGCGGCGACTACGGGCACCAGCGCCGCCACCGCGAAGGTCAGCTCGAGGCCGATCACCTCGGCGACCGGACCGGCCACGGCCATCGAGACCGGCATCAGGCTGATCGAGACGAAGAAGTCGAGCGAGGCGACCCGACCGAGGAGCTCCGGCGGCACCCGGCGCTGCAGCAGGGTGCCCCAGATGACCATCGGGGCGGAGAACAGCGCACCGACGACGAACGCCGCCGCCGCGACCTGCCAGACCGCCGTGGCGAAGCCGATCACCAGGAACGGCATGCACCCGACGCCCCACATCAGGGTCATCACGCTCAGGTAGCGCCGGGGCAGGGGCAGCGATCCGGTCGTCAGCGATCCCACCGCGCCGCCGATGCCGAAGCAGGCCATCACGATGGCGTGGTCGCCCGGACCGCCGCCCAGCTCGTCCTTGATGAGGAAGGGCACCAGGACCTCGAGCGGGCCCATCAGCACCAGCATCATCACCGAGGCGAAGAGCAGCGTGGCGAGCAGCCACGGGGTGCGCACCATGTAGGCGAACCCCTCGCGCATGTCGGCCAGCGCCGCGCTCACCGCGCGCGCCGCCCCGCCGCCCGGCCCCTCGCCGGTGACCGGCAGGTCGCGGCGTACGGCGGTCAGAGGCACCAGCAGCAGCACCAGCAGCCCGCCGAGGTACGCCACCGCGGCCACCGAGATCGCCGCCGACGACGAGGCCGCCCCGACCACGACACCCGCGACCGCCGGACCGAGCGCCTGGCCGACGGTCGGGCGCACCATGCCCTCGAAGCCGTTGACCGCGAGCAGGTCCTCCTCGGGCACCAGCGCCGGCAGCCACGCGGAGTAGGCCGGGTAGTAGAACGCCATCGCCATGCCGGCGATGAACGCCACGGTCGCGAGATGCCAGATCTGGGTGACGTCGGCGAAGGACAGTACCGCGACCAGGCTCATGCCGAGCAGCTCGACGGTCGTGGTGACGATCAGGATCAGCTTCTGCGGGACCCGGTCGGCGACCACGCCGCCGAGCAGCGCCGGGAGCACGACACCCACGGCGCCCGCCGTCGTCACCGCCGAGAGCGCGCTGGCGCCCCCGCCGATCCGGATCACCTCCCAGACCAG
This region of Nocardioides sp. L-11A genomic DNA includes:
- a CDS encoding MFS transporter produces the protein MTDQLSPLVPPPGEPDPGLRRPRRIPRAFTPFRHASYRRLGAALVLTSFGGGVWVVALVWEVIRIGGGASALSAVTTAGAVGVVLPALLGGVVADRVPQKLILIVTTTVELLGMSLVAVLSFADVTQIWHLATVAFIAGMAMAFYYPAYSAWLPALVPEEDLLAVNGFEGMVRPTVGQALGPAVAGVVVGAASSSAAISVAAVAYLGGLLVLLLVPLTAVRRDLPVTGEGPGGGAARAVSAALADMREGFAYMVRTPWLLATLLFASVMMLVLMGPLEVLVPFLIKDELGGGPGDHAIVMACFGIGGAVGSLTTGSLPLPRRYLSVMTLMWGVGCMPFLVIGFATAVWQVAAAAFVVGALFSAPMVIWGTLLQRRVPPELLGRVASLDFFVSISLMPVSMAVAGPVAEVIGLELTFAVAALVPVVAAVVAIVWARLPADELAHPLRDD